A region from the Drosophila mauritiana strain mau12 chromosome 2L, ASM438214v1, whole genome shotgun sequence genome encodes:
- the LOC117150519 gene encoding protein TIPIN homolog, which yields MQASPANVFATISMASLFGDDGVDDLFNDNIPTDPDQLPSDGEGEKLFADDEDNGEEPGRQDGQIVEPKKRAVRNPRPRLTVETLRGPRGIQTIEDYFKDIKFKGKGYEKTDLDEVLRRLQHWGHRMYPTYTFDDVLNNIERLGKKKPLQVHMARYRLGQLEQMRAHEAEALEEAQDEQQEGAGEEPFDEFDALLGEQIAMSRLAPRSPHQRKTPTASSNSTLVTPSFSRGNAVMSTPYSGVNATFDGTGAPVAPAFDRNGAPLASMDISDYGQPLPPSQPPTPAAKKLSNEQMARIAENRRLAQERLKAKQQQENASKS from the exons ATGCAAGCGTCTCCTGCGAATG TTTTCGCCACTATTTCCATGGCATCCCTGTTCGGTGATGATGGTGTGGATGACCTATTCAATGACAACATTCCGACAGACCCGGATCAGCTGCCCAGCGATGGCGAAGGCGAAAAGCTGTTTGCGGACGACGAGGACAACGGCGAAGAACCTGGCAGGCAGGATGGTCAGATAGTGGAGCCTAAGAAGCGAGCTGTACGAAATCCCCGACCGCGACTCACTGTGGAAACACTTCGAGGTCCTCGTGGCATCCAGACCATCGAAGATTATTTTAAGGATATCAAATTCAAGGGCAAGGGTTACGAGAAAACCGATCTCGACGAGGTGCTCCGCCGCCTGCAGCACTGGGGACATCGTATGTATCCCACTTACACCTTTGACGATGTGCTTAACAATATCGAACGGCTGGGCAAGAAGAAACCCCTCCAAGTGCACATGGCGCGATATCGACTCGGTCAGCTGGAGCAGATGCGCGCCCACGAAGCGGAAGCTCTGGAGGAGGCGCAAGATGAGCAACAGGAAGGTGCCGGCGAGGAACCCTTTGATGAGTTCGACGCCCTGCTAGGTGAACAGATTGCCATGTCCAGACTGGCGCCTCGCAGCCCGCACCAAAGGAAAACGCCCACTGCTTCCAGTAACAGCACGCTGGTTACTCCCTCATTCTCCCGCGGCAATGCTGTGATGTCCACGCCGTACTCCGGTGTGAATGCGACCTTCGACGGAACTGGAGCTCCTGTGGCTCCGGCCTTCGATCGGAATGGAGCTCCATTGGCATCGATGGACATCAGCGACTATGGTCAGCCGCTGCCTCCCTCACAGCCTCCCACGCCGGCGGCTAAGAAATTATCCAACGAACAGATGGCCAGAATTGCGGAAAACCGCAGACTGGCGCAGGAGCGACTTAAGgccaagcagcagcaggagaacGCAAGTAAAAGTTAG
- the LOC117150901 gene encoding protein male-specific lethal-1 has translation MDKRFKWPLKQRANYSPYHHNPSRGHQRHLHGHPNQTQHLHQHPGKSYVRQQYGYDRGGHGGANNNYRKPLPPPPAPLVEHGGGAMAPPSSGGSVGAGADMVTLIVENNNLKRMIVLHLKLMQEQTDSIAAKDKELDDQSAKMSVVMAQNMELKQAIAQLEAANEDLSKQLRRKNQRRNDNDDDDDDPSLPPAAPQQKLIRCHAETQTVFREREQGTQTIDAQPQLANALPRGINMEKSPAVYQHAGAVTNQPASKRSESKGRGEFNGKKVSTFILQRMNQDFEHHIHDQTEVAEEHEMEAHKEQLSHEEDQLVAEEDHLQMQEVHTEEVVGGDIFHDALESIEMEVVTEELVDMEEHGQSVDANGHIEEDDDEDDEDEENSDKDDESEEDDYQWMNNDANVNARTEEELWQNQNYFLELDPTEEKTCAPSAHSTPNHQQKSSTQAEIRMKGNQNWITEKMLQLKPEPMEAGDAIEAPIILSWVGLKKKDKEHESVPEPPEVPKQQTHQEDATVDHKAIKNQLEVPKSDLKPKDQPKEEQRQDGHVRVEQQEDVRKEQKETLKKQPEDAPKHLPNAVAPKVASVTKTSSRESTLPKANTADIKDAPAQKIIANHQSTKTQTEPVKTQRLQVKIRQYEMHPDMRTGSSAPSDIRKQKNVDPVSAPETKTIKSKSETSQSLDHEIDDVETVKRKLAEHLKKELLSQSHQSQVTLKKIRERVATNLIYPPPSAPVSSTTITPAPTPSTTPTPGSTPQHAVTSSMDQEISAAKSKSKAAEQISTPLTPQSNSSVSSTTSTIRKTVNNCSPHTYSKATARSGKLQSRFRTATFPYSTRTWEDQEFHCDNEFFLEEADELLADNPSLEIPKWRDVPVPPSSDKVDTEPLSDATFERRHQKYVKDEVDRKCRDARYMKEQIRLEQLRMRRNQDEVLVALDPLRASTFYPLPEDIEAIQFVNEVTVQAFGENVVNMEARDDFGVPWVDAVEAPTSIARSKALAEPVATLASKKIPTTAAEARHQENHSSYVFPKRRKRQKNR, from the exons ATGGACAAGCGATTCAAGTGGCCGCTCAAACAGCGGGCCAACTACTCGCCCTATCACCACAACCCGTCGCGTGGCCACCAAAGGCATCTGCACGGCCACCCCAATCAGACGCAGCATCTGCATCAGCATCCCGGGAAGAGCTATGTGCGCCAGCAATATGGCTATGATCGTGGAGGACATGGCGGGGCTAACAACAACTACCGAAAGCCTTTGCCTCCGCCGCCTGCTCCTCTGGTTGAGCATGGTGGCGGGGCCATGGCTCCTCCTTCGTCCGGCGGATCTGTGGGTGCCGGCGCCGATATGGTCACCCTCATCGTGGAGAACAACAACCTGAAGCGCATGATTGTGTTGCACTTGAAGCTGATGCAGGAGCAGACGGACAGCATTGCGGCCAAGGACAAGGAGCTGGACGACCAAAGCGCTAAGATGAGCGTGGTGATGGCGCAGAATATGGAATTAAAGCAGGCCATTGCCCAGCTGGAAGCCGCCAACGAGGATCTATCCAAACAGCTGCGGCGAAAGAACCAGCGAAGGAACGacaatgacgacgacgacgatgatccCTCACTGCCACCTGCTGCCCCGCAGCAGAAGTTGATACGTTGCCATGCTGAGACGCAAACTGTGTTTCGGGAGCGGGAACAGGGCACACAAACGATAGATGCGCAGCCTCAACTCGCTAATGCACTTCCCAGGGGTATCAACATGGAGAAGTCTCCGGCTGTGTACCAGCACGCTGGAGCGGTAACGAATCAACCAGCCAGCAAACGCTCAGAGAGCAAAGGCCGCGGTGAATTCAACGGCAAAAAGGTGAGCACTTTTATTCTCCAGCGCATGAATCAGGATTTCGAGCACCACATCCACGACCAAACGGAAGTGGCAGAGGAGCACGAGATGGAGGCACATAAGGAGCAACTATCGCATGAAGAGGACCAGCTGGTCGCCGAGGAAGATCATCTGCAAATGCAAGAAGTTCACACCGAGGAAGTCGTTGGAGGCGATATCTTTCATGATGCTTTGGAATCAATTGAAATGGAAGTGGTCACCGAAGAGCTGGTTGATATGGAGGAGCATGGACAGTCCGTGGACGCCAACGGCCATATCGAAGAGGACGATGACGAGGATGACGAAGATGAGGAGAATAGTGATAAAGACGATGAAAGTGAAGAGGATGATTATCAGTGGATGAATAACGATGCGAATGTAAACGCCAGAACTGAGGAAGAGCTCTGGCAGAATCAG AATTACTTTTTGGAATTGGACCCGACGGAGGAGAAGACCTGTGCACCTTCGGCCCATTCAACTCCCAATCACCAGCAGAAGTCTTCGACACAGGCAGAGATAAGGATGAAGGGAAACCAGAATTGGATAACTGAAAAGATGTTGCAACTAAAGCCTGAGCCAATGGAAGCAGGGGACGCAATAGAAGCGCCGATTATCCTGAGCTGGGTGGGtctaaaaaaaaaggataagGAACATGAATCAGTCCCCGAGCCCCCAGAAGTACCTAAGCAGCAGACGCATCAGGAAGATGCCACCGTTGATCATAAAGCAATAAAGAATCAGTTGGAAGTTCCAAAGTCGGACTTAAAACCGAAGGACCAGCCCAAAGAGGAACAGAGGCAGGATGGGCATGTTCGCGTGGAACAACAAGAGGATGTTCGTAAGGAACAGAAAGAAACGCTGAAAAAGCAGCCGGAGGATGCACCTAAGCACCTTCCGAATGCGGTAGCCCCAAAGGTAGCTTCTGTTACGAAAACATCCTCTCGAGAAAGCACGTTGCCCAAGGCAAACACCGCTGACATAAAAGACGCTCCCGCTCAAAAAATAATAGCCAACCATCAGTCCACCAAGACGCAAACGGAACCTGTAAAAACGCAGCGTTTGCAGGTTAAGATCAGGCAGTATGAAATGCATCCTGACATGAGAACCGGCTCCTCCGCCCCGTCTGATATTCGAAAACAGAAGAACGTAGATCCAGTTTCGGCGCCCGAGACGAAAACCATTAAAAGTAAGTCGGAAACGTCTCAGAGCCTAGATCATGAAATAGATGATGTGGAAACAGTTAAAAGAAAACTGGCTGAACATTTAAAAAAGGAGCTTCTAAGCCAGAGCCATCAGTCACAGGTTACGCTCAAGAAAATAAGAGAGAGAGTCGCCACAAATCTAATATATCCACCACCCAGTGCACCAGTATCCTCAACAACAATAACCCCAGCGCCCACGCCGTCAACGACACCAACGCCTGGCTCAACGCCACAGCATGCGGTTACATCCTCAATGGACCAGGAAATATCTGCGGCCAAATCGAAATCCAAGGCAGCTGAACAAATATCAACTCCTCTGACACCTCAATCTAATAGCAGTGTTAGCAGCACCACTTCGACTATCCGAAAAACGGTAAACAACTGTTCACCCCATACGTACAGCAAGGCAACGGCGAGATCGGGAAAACTGCAGTCCAGATTCCGCACTGCCACGTTTCCGTACAGCACGAGAACGTGGGAGGATCAGGAGTTCCACTGTGACAACGAGTTCTTCCTGGAGGAGGCCGACGAGCTGCTGGCGGATAACCCTAGTCTGGAGATACCCAAGTGGCGGGATGTTCCAGTGCCACCCAGTTCGGATAAAGTTGACACAGAACCACTGAGCGATGCGACCTTCGAGCGCCGGCACCAGAAATATGTGAAGGATGAAGTCGATCGAAAGTGTCGGGATGCACGTTATATGAAGGAGCAGATACGGCTTGAACAGCTTAGGATGCGACGGAACCAAGACGAGGTGTTGGTTGCGCTGGATCCGCTGCGCGCCTCCACTTTCTACCCGCTGCCCGAGGACATAGAGGCCATCCAATTCGTCAACGAGGTGACAGTTCAGGCATTCGGCGAAAACGTGGTCAACATGGAGGCGCGGGATGATTTCGGTGTGCCTTGGGTGGATGCAGTCGAAGCGCCAACCTCCATAGCCAGGTCCAAGGCACTGGCTGAGCCGGTGGCAACGTTGGCAAGCAAAAAGATACCCACCACTGCTGCCGAGGCGAGGCATCAAGAAAACCACTCCTCCTACGTATTTCCCAAGCGACGCAAGCGCCAGAAGAATCGTTAG
- the LOC117140361 gene encoding protein SERAC1 — translation MSLEDLKTKLRRHPKLLGLGGVGLITAAGFLLYESPQVRRFLSQYVDKKSPEPDKRRAEYIYIKYHIYRESMRKLKQKEEDEKKWISVIINPIGKWWKAAKHSVAWRLLNIAQTGSQPERLKAVQQLICMDHLKDWDFRHLAQICDARTAVSLARCNADTRWFMPVPRRGCIKNPKMLLSELHVMLARLRPMACVDHFFSKYFPEQDPIEDIHEYLTQEQTIVLSTADTDLLKEIISFLHHITKDPEVSARLMRDGGLVHLMELRKIFNDDNETLSTLCKVLANMSLVSDAVEHFFTSGWVGALAEWQQCPDLRLQVISAKTMANLDHDDPNQCTYPPNVYPLHPRVRTRRKPKADIVFVHGLLGGVFITWRQRDRKPTELGLYGKNAFYTSETDDVFLVGEQKRLNGGKQKAGEAVKNVNGNQKTETIKDPVLKASKKVEEQRLNISDAATKEFVETLRNEAELDSDWEVVHPDVPLNANEECEGKFSVCGSEWRNQDTSEEYTNCWPMEWLPDDYPDSRILGIDYTSAVTEWSANFTKYCPCEKGQGHIDVRANTLLDRISASDVGNDRPIVWIGHSMGGLLTKLILLKSLDSQEPKVQQLAKNTKGIVFLGTPHRGSPIAKWKQHMQMILSPSIEVKEMEENSPKLLEMHRRFMGCLHTLLRHVKVVSVAEGSPTMLTSFKFPLRIVTEESSKIDFGDFYLLKDDHLSLSKPIYRQSFLYQRLLHVIREAIKERSDPKDQDGQSQSTSSQDVVLVKIVAALLKGAKGLFESLPRVALRFST, via the exons ATGTCATTGGAGGATCTCAAGACCAAGCTGCGCCGTCATCCGAAGTTATTGGGCCTTGGAGGAGTTGGCCTCATTACTGC tgctgGTTTCTTGCTGTACGAGTCGCCCCAGGTCCGCCGGTTCCTTTCCCAATATGTGGACAAGAAATCGCCGGAGCCGGACAAACGGCGTGCCGAGTACATCTACATCAAGTACCACATCTACCGCGAGTCCATGCGAAAGCTAAAGCagaaggaggaggacgagAAGAAGTGGATCAGCGTGATCATCAACCCGATTGGGAAATGGTGGAAGGCGGCTAAGCACTCGGTGGCCTGGCGACTGCTCAATATCGCCCAAACTGGCAGCCAGCCGGAACGCCTCAAGGCGGTCCAGCAACTCATCTGCATGGATCACTTGAAAGACTGGGACTTCCGTCATCTGGCCCAAATCTGCGATGCCCGCACGGCTGTCTCCTTGGCCCGTTGCAATGCCGACACGCGCTGGTTCATGCCCGTTCCCCGACGTGGGTGCATCAAGAATCCCAAGATGCTCCTCTCGGAACTCCACGTGATGCTGGCCCGCCTGCGACCCATGGCATGCGTAGACCACTTCTTCAGCAAATACTTTCCCGAACAGGATCCCATT GAGGACATTCACGAATACTTGACCCAGGAGCAGACAATAGTTCTTTCCACAGCCGACACGGATTTACTGAAAGAAATCATCTCGTTCCTGCACCACATCACAAAGGATCCCGAGGTCTCCGCCAGACTTATGAGGGATGGAGGCCTCGTCCATCTCATGGAGCTACGAAAGATATTTAACGACGACAACGAGACCTTATCGACTCTGTGCAAAGTGTTGGCCAATATGTCCCTGGTGTCCGATGCCGTGGAACATTTCTTTACGTCCGGCTGGGTGGGCGCTCTGGCCGAGTGGCAACAATGTCCCGATCTCCGCCTGCAGGTGATCTCGGCTAAGACTATGGCCAATCTGGATCACGACGATCCGAACCAGTGCACGTATCCACCAAATGTCTATCCCCTGCATCCGCGAGTTCGCACCCGCAGGAAGCCAAAGGCAGACATTGTTTTCGTCCACGGATTGCTGGGAGGTGTTTTTATCACCTGGCGTCAGCGAGATAGGAAGCCCACTGAGCTGGGTCTCTACGGAAAAAACGCATTCTACACCAGCGAAACAGACGACGTATTTCTGGTGGGCGAGCAGAAGAGACTTAATGgaggcaaacaaaaagccGGCGAGGCGGTCAAAAATGTCAATGGCAACCAAAAGACAGAAACAATCAAAG ATCCTGTCTTGAAAGCTAGCAAAAAAGTGGAGGAACAGCGTCTGAACATCAGCGATGCTGCCACCAAGGAGTTCGTGGAAACACTGAGAAACGAAGCCGAGTTGGACTCGGATTGGGAAGTGGTCCACCCCGATGTTCCCCTAAATGCCAACGAGGAGTGCGAGGGAAAATTTAGTGTGTGCGGAAGCGAATGGCGGAACCAGGACACAAGTGAGGAGTACACCAACTGCTGGCCCATGGAATGGCTGCCAGATGATTATCCAGATTCCAGAATTCTCGGCATAGATTACACATCAGCAGTCACAGAGTGGTCTGCCAATTTTACAAAATACTGTCCGTGTGAAAAGGGTCAGGGTCACATTGACGTGAGAGCTAACACACTGCTCGACAGGATCTCAGCGTCGGATGTGGGCAACGATCGTCCGATCGTGTGGATAGGACATTCCATGGGCGGCCTGCTGACCAAGCTAATACTGCTGAAATCCCTGGACTCCCAAGAGCCGAAGGTCCAACAGCTGGCCAAGAATACTAAAGGCATTGTATTTTTGGGAACCCCACACCGGGGCTCACCAATTGCCAAGTGGAAGCAGCACATGCAGATGATCCTGTCTCCATCAATTGAGGTCAAGGAGATGGAAGAGAACTCGCCGAAGCTGCTGGAGATGCACCGCCGCTTTATGGGGTGCTTGCACACGCTCCTGCGCCATGTAAAGGTGGTCAGTGTAGCTGAAGGATCCCCCACCATGTTGACCTCGTTCAAGTTCCCGCTGCGCATTGTCACTGAAGAGTCCTCTAAGATAGATTTCGGGGACTTCTATCTGCTGAAGGATGATCACTTGAGTCTCTCCAAGCCCATTTACCGGCAATCGTTTCTGTATCAGAGATTATTGCACGTAATCCGCGAGGCCATTAAGGAACGATCAGATCCCAAGGATCAGGATGGCCAGTCACAAAGCACTTCGAGTCAAGATGTTGTGCTTGTCAAGATCGTGGCTGCTCTGTTGAAGGGAGCCAAGGGTCTGTTCGAATCGCTGCCCAGAGTCGCGCTCAGATTTAGCACTTAG
- the LOC117140368 gene encoding RUS1 family protein C16orf58 homolog, which translates to MKIHFREQYGRKGEEILYVTPADQSNIVRVPLRGDKLVIQEKFLLFRVLQKVFLPKGYPDSVSEDYAAYQIWDTAQAFCSTICGTLCTHAILKGIGVGSENINAFSATATWILKEGSGHVGRILFAWWQGSQLDVDSKKWRLRADFLNDLAMGIEIYVLPKYPHFSTQILCCSTLLKAIVGVAGGATRSALTQHHALRGNLADVASKDSSQETCVNLVASFVGLYLLSLIKSQAVLYTIFYVVVSLHLYANLKAVRAVCLRSFNESRYLIALEEFFRSSRMLSPQQVNAMERVTVGQTVSVSLNIKLGLSVKNLIDEYKSSSVIENIVSSFDPHEHFIIAQTKKCLGVYLHFETRPQDVLKAYFFAVSYLQDRNQIKEKYWDIQTKWQEFLALAQQEGWLIHQHLLLVDEYRLDWKV; encoded by the exons ATGAAAATCCATTTTCGTGAACAGTATGGAAGGAAGGGGGAGGAAATCCTCTATGTGACGCCAGCAG ATCAGAGCAACATTGTGCGTGTGCCGCTGCGTGGGGATAAGCTGGTCATCCAGGAGAAGTTCCTGCTGTTTCGCGTGCTGCAGAAGGTCTTCCTGCCCAAGGGCTATCCGGATAGTGTCAGCGAGGACTATGCGGCATACCAGATCTGGGACACGGCCCAGGCATTCTGCAGCACCATCTGCGGCACCCTGTGCACACACGCTATCTTGAAGGGCATCGGCGTGGGCAGCGAGAACATCAATGCCTTTTCCGCAACAGCGACTTGGATCTTGAAGGAGGGCAGTGGTCACGTGGGTCGCATATTGTTCGCATGGTGGCAGGGCTCCCAGTTGGATGTGGACTCAAAGAAATGGCGCCTGCGTGCGGATTTTCTGAACGATCTGGCCATGGGCATCGAGATCTACGTGCTTCCCAAGTATCCGCATTTCAGCACCCAAATCCTGTGCTGCTCGACCCTGCTGAAGGCGATTGTGGGCGTCGCCGGAGGTGCCACTAGATCGGCATTGACCCAGCATCATGCCTTGAGGGGCAACCTGGCGGATGTGGCATCCAAGGACAGTTCGCAGGAGACGTGCGTAAATCTGGTGGCCTCCTTTGTGGGCCTGTATCTGCTCTCCCTGATCAAGAGTCAGGCGGTCCTCTACACCATATTCTACGTGGTGGTCAGCCTGCATCTGTATGCCAATCTGAAAGCGGTACGGGCGGTATGCTTGCGAAGCTTTAACGAGTCGCGATATTTGATCGCCCTCGAGGAGTTTTTCAGGTCGTCAAGGATGCTCAGTCCGCAGCAG GTGAACGCCATGGAGCGGGTGACTGTTGGCCAAACGGTTTCTGTGTCACTGAACATAAAGCTCGGACTGAGCGTTAAAAATCTGATTGACGAGTACAAGAGCAGCAGTGTTATTGAGAACATAGTGTCCTCCTTCGATCCCCACGAGCACTTCATCATCGCACAGACCAAAAAGTGTCTGGGTGTATATCTGCACTTTGAAACGCGCCCGCAAGATGTGCTGAAGGCGTACTTCTTTGCGGTGTCCTATTTGCAGGACAGGAATCAGATTAAGGAGAAATACTGGGACATACAGACGAAGTGGCAGGAGTTTTTGGCGCTGGCGCAGCAAGAGG GTTGGCTAATCCATCAGCATTTGCTGCTAGTGGACGAATACCGCTTGGACTGGAAGGTGTAG